From one Cydia strobilella chromosome 24, ilCydStro3.1, whole genome shotgun sequence genomic stretch:
- the LOC134752121 gene encoding zinc finger protein ZFP2-like isoform X3, whose amino-acid sequence MEELHSCSCCLVRPPEKGLKTLYKHLGRTEIYYDMLRDCFDINLSLGNDECGICEVCVVRLRDASDFKLQVQRSQAELRARLKGVLTASDKLKIKLERASRDVAIIPGEIKLEKSEVEMADGEVVSVAIYGGPPAPSAQPVPTASRISFKPAPTVTDLDDSDPTPTPNRGTIHTCDICHKSFDHQARLKVHRRSHTGEKPYSCKVCNKKFAQKSNLNAHFAYHMGDYKFSCDLCDTRFTQKSHWVKHMFIHTGEKPYACDICNKKFRQKGNLNVHKKIHLKNDIEPGEITAHKRESDEFKDRVPTEFFTCDICKKQFAEKSNLNAHLKNHSGDYPFTCEICERRFNTQSGLDVHKFDHTGGKPFSCEECNKQYTTKSALRLHSRIHTGDYRYACDVCSKRFIQKEVLRQHMRVHTGEKPYTCEICQRKFPYRCGLKSHLLVIHNQVMNNPTKPIPTYICEHCNKQFSNKPALKRHVLTHTVGKQFCCDVCGKRFAIKRTLVRHMDKHAQKKDGEKEPEDPKPYMCEICSKRFSLKSTLRNHREIHNEERPFECEVCHKKFRMKKCLQDHMKVHEDFKQHSCEVCGQQFRHKSALTVHIRRMHSENRPHICDVCKKAYPVLAELKAHYRVHTGERPYACEVCYKKFPRHDGVRRHLIRVHNEKPSKYIKLKEFNNPN is encoded by the exons ATGGAGGAGTTGCACTCTTGTAGCTGCTGCCTGGTGCGCCCTCCGGAAAAGGGGCTCAAGACTCTGTATAAACACCTCGGCAGAACAGAGATATATTACGACATGCTCAGAGACTGCTTCGATATTAAT CTAAGCTTAGGAAATGACGAGTGCGGAATCTGCGAGGTGTGCGTGGTGCGGCTGCGGGACGCGAGCGACTTCAAGCTGCAAGTGCAGCGCAGCCaggccgagctgcgcgcgcggcTCAAGGGAGTGCTCACTGCCA GTGACAAGTTGAAAATCAAGCTAGAGAGAGCGTCTCGAGACGTCGCCATCATTC CAGGGGAAATCAAGCTGGAAAAGTCCGAGGTGGAGATGGCTGATGGTGAGGTCGTATCAG TGGCAATATACGGCGGGCCGCCTGCGCCCTCCGCCCAACCCGTGCCCACCGCGTCCCGCATCTCCTTCAAGCCGGCGCCCACCGTCACCGACCTCGACGACTCAGACCCCACTCCGACTCCCAACCGCGGCACCATACACACCTGCGACATATGCCACAAGTCGTTCGACCACCAAGCCCGACTAAAGGTCCACAGGCGGTCTCATACTGGAGAAAAACCTTACTCGTGCAAAGTATGCAACAAAAAATTCGCACAAAAGAGCAACTTAAACGCTCATTTCGCATACCACATGGGAGACTACAAATTTTCCTGCGACTTATGCGACACGCGATTCACCCAAAAATCCCACTGGGTAAAACATATGTTTATACACACTGGCGAGAAACCGTACGCTTGTGATATATGTAACAAAAAATTTAGACAAAAAGGAAACTTAAATGTTCACAAAAAAATTCACTTGAAAAATGATATAGAGCCTGGAGAAATAACTGCGCACAAGAGAGAGTCAGATGAATTTAAAGATCGAGTACCCACTGAATTTTTCACATGTGATATATGCAAAAAACAGTTTGCAGAAAAAAGCAACTTGAACGCACATTTAAAAAATCACTCTGGAGATTATCCATTTACTTGCGAAATCTGCGAAAGGAGATTTAATACACAATCTGGTTTGGATGTTCATAAATTTGATCACACGGGAGGGAAACCGTTTTCATGTGAAGAATGCAATAAACAGTATACAACAAAAAGTGCTTTAAGACTTCACTCAAGAATTCATACTGGAGATTATAGGTACGCATGCGATGTATGTAGCAAACGATTCATACAAAAAGAGGTCTTAAGGCAACACATGCGCGTGCACACGGGTGAGAAACCTTACACCTGTGAGATATGCCAAAGAAAGTTTCCATATAGATGTGGCTTAAAGAGTCATTTGTTAGTTATACATAATCAAGTCATGAACAACCCCACTAAACCTATTCCAACCTATATATGTGAACACTGCAACAAGCAATTCTCAAATAAACCCGCATTAAAAAGACATGTACTAACACACACTGTGGGAAAACAATTTTGCTGCGATGTTTGTGGCAAACGTTTCGCCATAAAGAGGACTTTAGTTAGACACATGGATAAACACGCCCAGAAGAAAGACGGAGAAAAGGAACCAGAAGACCCAAAACCATATATGTGTGAAATATGTAGCAAACGATTTTCACTAAAGAGCACCTTAAGAAACCACAGAGAAATACATAATGAAGAAAGACCTTTTGAGTGCGAAGTGTGTCACAAGAAATTCAGAATGAAGAAGTGTTTGCAAGACCACATGAAAGTGCATGAGGACTTTAAACAACATTCATGTGAAGTTTGCGGGCAGCAATTCAGACACAAGTCTGCCTTGACGGTTCATATCAGACGAATGCACTCAGAAAACAGACCACATATTTGTGATGTTTGTAAGAAGGCTTATCCAGTTCTTGCTGAGTTAAAAGCGCATTATCGGGTGCACACTGGTGAGAGACCGTATGCTTGCGAAGTATGCTACAAGAAATTTCCACGACATGATGGGGTCCGAAGACATCTTATACGAGTTCATAATGAGAAaccttcaaaatatattaaattgaaaGAATTTAATAATCCTAACTGA